GGACTCTCCCCCTGATGAGGGAGCACTGGACCTACAGGCTTCTCTGAAGGACAATGCACAGGATGTCCCTGACTCTTCCGGACTTTCCTCAATGCCGTGCCTACTGATGGAACTGAGAAGAGACTCTTCAGAGTCTCAACTAGCATCTACTGAAAGCGACAAGCCAACTGCGGGCCGGGTATATGAGAGCGACTCCTCCAACCACTGCATGTTGTCCCCTTCTTCCAGCGGACATTTGGCCGACTCAGACACACTGTCTTCCGCCGAAGAGAACGAGCCACGGCGTCCAGAAGCAATAACCGAAGGCTGTGATGCTGCGGCCCAAGGAGCTGTGGTGGCTCGCAAGTCACGGAGGTCTCGCTCAGAGAGTGAGACGTCGACCATGGCTGCCAAGAAAAACCGCCAGTCCAGTGATAAGCAAAATGGCAGAGTCACCAAGGTTAAAGGTCACAGAAGCCAAAAGCACAAAGAGAGGATTAGGCTATTAAGGCAGAAAAGGGAGGCAGCCGCACGCAAAAAGTACAACTTGTTGCAGGACAGTAGCACCAGTGACAGCGACTTGACCTGCGACTCCAGTACAAGCTCGTCCGATGATGATGAAGAGGTTTCAGGGAGCAGCAAGACAATCACTGCAGAGATACCAGGTAAGAATGTCATTGACGAAACTTGCCTGGCCCTCTTACGTGGTGAGCACAAGTGTCTAAACCTTATGTTTCCATCCCCAGCTGGTAAGATGAAGTTTCATGTGACCATTTTTATTTCCTTTGCTGTTTTTGGCACCTCTGAAATTGTTTCCCTGcagaatttttaaatgtttttttaacaatCCAAAGGCTCAAAAAATGTATAATGGAAACACATTTGTAGACCACCTGgggcattaaagtgtatgtaaacccaacatctaTTTTTCTCACTGTGCAGTTTTCTTACGCAAATCAATTTTGTGAATCTGTTACATTTTCTTACCTGGATGTCTGACAAGTTACTGCACTTCTTTCAGTTGTTCTCTGCAGAACTAATAGGCAGCCCAACGAAAACTAAAGCAGAATGCTCAGCTGGCTTGCTGTTCGACAATGACTTTTTTGAGCCTGCAACTTGAAATGCTGTTATTGGCAATCTCCATGTATAAAACTTTGCAATAAATTGACAAAAATGATTTGCTTAAAGGGTTAGCTAACCATAAAAAAACCCTGTGCAGACCAGGTTTCCTAGCACTAAACTAATCAGATTTAAAAAGTATGCATTTTTGCTTCTCATACCTGTGGAccagtggccctttgcttgtctgtctggcccttggggcactattccatccacaactgacaccaatgatggggcactattccatccacaactgacaccaatgatgggtcaccattcctcccgctgacactaaTGAATGGGGTGCTAGTCCTCACTCTGACCTCCAATgaatgggcattgtttactcctacttgccagtctggccctcctaaagtctgaaggaccgtaaactagccctttgtttacaGCATTTGGAGACTCCTGTGGACGATTTGTGCATGGAGTGGAGCCTACCTCAAGTTCTTTTGATAGTTTTCACAGCTCAGTCCTGTCTCCTTCTCTAAGATGGACCAGCTGTATGACAATTGCCCCCTAGTGGTGCAGTCACATCCATCTGATCCCCTTACATGCACAGCACTGTTTGTTTACCACGGATGACCTCTTCCATTGCTCAGCAGAGAGCACAATATGTGTGCAGGGCTCGGAAGGACAGCGCTCACTTCTGTACTTCTTGGGGGTCCTAACGACTGGTTCATCCTAGAGATGACAGGGCGGAGCTATTGaaattacagtgcatccggaaagtatttattgcttcactttttacaccttttgttatgttacagccttattccgaaATAAATTAAATTCATGATTTTCCTttacaattctacaaacaatactccatgatgacaacataaaagaagtttgtttaaaaatctttgcaaatttattaaaaataaaaacaaaaaaaatcccatgtacgtaagtattcacagcctttgccatgacactcaaaattgagctcaggtgcattctgtttccactgaaCATCATTgacatgtttctacaacttgattggagtccacctgtggtaaattcagttgatttggaCATGATTTGgcaaggcacacacctgtctatataaggtcccacagttaaccatgcatgtcagagcacaaaccaagccatgaagtccaaggaattatctgtagacctccgagacaggattgtatggtgGCACAGATCTAGGGAACGGTACAGAAAAAttgctgcagcattgaaggtctcaatgagcatagtggcctccatcatctgtaaatggaaggaGTTTGGAACTACCAGGGCTCTTTCTAAAGTGGGTCGCCTGGCCAAACTAAGTGATCGGGGAGAAGGGCCttcgtcagggaggtgaccaagaacctgatggtcactctgacagagctccagcatttctctgtggagtgaGAAGAACCTTCCAATagaacaactatctctgcagcactccaccaatcaggcctgtatggtagagcggccagacggaagccactcctcagtaaaaggcacatgacagcccacctggagtttgccaaaggcacctgaaggactctcagaccatgagaaacaaaattctctgctcCAATGAAACAAagcttgaactctttggcctaaatggcaagtgtcatgtctggaggaaaccaggcactgctcttcacctggccaataccatccctacagtgaagcatggtggtggcagcatcatgctgtggggatgtatttcagaggcaggaactgggagactagtcaggattgagggaaagatgaatgcagcaatgtacagcgaCATCCtttatgaaaacctgctccagagcactctggggcGAAGGTTGTTCTtcaaacaggacaacgaccctaagcacacagccaagataacaaagtagtggctacaggacaactctgtgaatgtccttgggtggcccaaccagagcccagacttgaacccgattgaacatctctgtagagatctgaaaatggttgtgcaccgacgctccccatccaacctgatggagcttgagaggtcctgcaaagaagaatgggagaaactgtccaaaaataggtgtgccatggTTGTAGCATCGTACTCAAAGACTGgaggttgtaattggtgccaaaggtgcttcaacaaagtattgagcaaaggctgtgaatacttgtgtgtatgtgatctttttttctttgcaaatttattcatgttgtcattatggagtgttgtttgtagaattttgaggaaaattaatgaattccattttggaataaggctgtaacataacaaaatatggaaaaagtgaagcactgtgaatacttttcagATGCACTGTATTAGAAGTGTTTGGGACAGGATTCACTCTGTATACGTGTATGAGAAGAgcataaatgcatatttttaaaaatggaATAGTTTTAGAATTATGGAACGGTGTTATGGGCTGCATAGTggtttctttttgttctttttgctttttattaaggtgaactaaccctttaggaAAACCTTTTATACAATGAGCCATGATGCCAAACAAACTGAAATGAATTCTGGCCTTGCATACAATTTTTAGTCTTGCATCTCTAGTAGACCATGGCAGTTGTGTGGACTATaaaagcaaattattattattattaataatattcagaatttatatagcgccaacagtttgcacagcgctttacaacatgagagcaaaccgtacagttacaatacaaatccgtacaagaggaatcaggaggccctgctctttagagcttacatgATCAGCAAACGATCATAAATCACtaatgtttaacatttttttttttgctcgaatgTTGTCGCCGGGGTTCAAATTATTTGGTCAAATTTGTTTGGAATTTTCACCCGGATATATCCTCCCTTTCATTTTTAGATCAACCTGATTTTTGTGAAGTCCTTTTATAGGAAGATACAATCCTTTCTCAAACTGATCATTATGTTGAATGATCCTTTTACGTTAAATCGGGTATTCACACGTCTTTTCTTACTTGCCCAACTCTGGGTTCATTTCCAGCTATAGTATGTTTTAATCCCCGGTGTCCAACCTTTTACCCAGACTAGAGAAATTCTAATATTTATAAAAATTCAATATTTCTGTTATCAAGTTAAAGCTGAGTTCATgtgataattttatatttttttaaaaaaaaaggaagtcacCAGGATGGTATTTATCGTGAATAAAGTGTctccttgtgctggtggctgctgtgtTGACAATGCCTGTCCTTTCCATCCCTCTGCTCCATTCAAAGAAACCATACTACCGGTCCCACATGTGATTGGAGGCAGACCTTTCATCCGCCCATCCCCCATAGTGCGCTTTACATTgtgggaaagggcaggcatagtggGCACTTGAGTGCTTGTCACAATTGCAAACGTCCTTATAGACACCAGCAGCATCAAACAGTCACCATTCTTGGGCATTTGGGGGCAGAGGACTTCTGATTTCAACAGAATACAGCAACCACAAGCATAATAGGATGCGCTTCATTCATGGCAAGTGCCACccctggtgccaaaaaaaaaaaatactacacttCAGCTTTAAGTTGGCCATATGCTGAGTGAATTTTGGGCTGTTGGACTAGCTGAAATTCTCTTTGTGGGTGGCGCTCTCCGCACCCTCCTGCTTCACATCTTTCAATTGAAACATCAAAGGAGCCTAGCTGAAACTCGCCGACTAAGCAGCTGTTGAATCCAGTCCAACCAATTGGGTGTAGCCATTGTTGGGGTTTTCTGGCAGCATGGGGGTAGACAGCCCCCCCAATCAAGGTACAGTCTGGAATCACTGATAGAAAAATCGCTGTTGCTAAACCATAAACTTGAGGCACGCAGAACCTCTATATTGTAAGCAGCCATTCTCCATTTATGAGGAGTTCAAGCTACTTATTTCTATTTGCGTAGCTTTAAACGTattacacacacacgtgtgtgtgtatatgctttttttttttatcttgaactGATTAACACCAACCACTCTACATTATCTTCACAGACTGCAGTGTTACTTTCCTTTTTATATAACCTGCATAATATGGCCAGAATGGCACTGCTATGATACTTTTCAGCTCTAGTAGGTGTGATGGGGGACCTCCAGCTACCAGGGGGACAATGGGTGATATGAGGTAGACCTCCAGCTTCCAAAGGTGTTATACGTAATGCCAGGTAAACCTCTAGCTACAAGAACTGTTATGAGGGATACTAGGTGGGCCTCCAGCTACAtggactgttaggcccctttcacactgggacggaaggtgcgtcggcagtaaagcgccgctattgtaagcggcgcttttaCCGCTATTTtagcggctgtattcggccgctagtggggcggttttacccacgctagcggccgagaaagggttttaaaaaccacagcaaagcgcctctgcagaggcgctttaccgtcggtatagccgcgctgtcccattgatttcaatgggcaggagcggtgtatacattgctccttcaccgctccaaagatgctgctagcaggactttttttcccgtcctgacagcgcatcgctccagtgtgaaagccctcggggctttcatactggagacacagcagcgactgtttcgggtcggtttgcaggcgctatttttagcgcactagtgcctgcaaaccgccccagtgtgaaaggggtcttgggtaTATGAAGTAGACCTCCACCTACGAGGATTGGTGTGAGGGACACCATGTAGACCACCAGCTACGAGGACTGTTTTTAGGGACACCAGTTGGACCTCCAGCTACGAGGACTGTTTTTAGGGACACCAGTTGGACCTCCAGCTACAAGGACTGTTATGAGGGACACAAGGTAGACAACCAGCTGAGTGAGGTGTTGCAGGTGATATGTTGACCTCTAACTACAAAAGGGGTGGTTTGAGGAAAGTAGTTTGTATAAATGATCTTCATCTTATGGTATCgtctcaatccaaaaaaaaaaaaagcttttaatggTTAGCCTAACCAAAGCAGATTTATTCCGACAGAGGTTGGGTCATTCAGCTTCTTGGGCCTCCTGACTCTTTTTATTTTGACAATTGAATCCCATCACTTCTGCATAATTTACTGTGCTAATGAGTTTAATTGTATGTCTgggcaaaagggaaaaaaatatcttCAGTGGTTCTTCAATactttaacattttattttgtCTTTACATGAAAATACCtttttgatctgccagaaatccagggaGCTCCTTATTTCCTGTAGGTAGCTGACAATGCAGTGCTTCTGGGCACCAAAATTCAAAGCAGTGCTTATTaggagcacactggatttctggcagatcagcaGGTATGTTAACATAGCTGAAACATTTTTAAAGGGACAAAACTTTGGGAAGTGCGAAATGCAGGGATGTGCTGAATGTTTGTTTGTATTTTGCCCTGACATACCCTATAAAGATTATAATGCCCACAGCTGGTGGATAGATCTGGGTTCTGTGGAAACGGACTCACCCCCCCCCGGGAGTTTCAGAGAGatttttatgtataaaaaaaagacTGATTCTTGGCTGTGTAACTTTAAAGCTTAAGTTTGAGCTAATATGATAAACAGAAAAATCGGCACAAGGGATCTAACTTAGTATGATGTGTCCCTTTGTGGTCGTCTTCTTCTTTCAGGAGAAATCTTCCTCTGTCCTGTCCCTCACTCTTGCACCCGTAATCTTCAAACAGTATCTCTGAGAGGAAGGGAGCAAATCATCCACCCATGCTGCATTCAGAGATCTGTAATGCAGCTTCTAAGAATGGCAGGTAAGGGCAGGCAAAGTCAAGCTCTTGATGGGAGCCCCCAACTTCCCATTAGCTGTATTAACCCCCCGCTGCATCAGAAGAttatggagggaggggggcaggacagagaaggatttctccataaagagtaaTTTTCAACATAAGGGATGCATTATACTAAGGCCCCTTCACACGGGCTGGGCTCAGTTGGAGTCTGCCTTCTCAGCGTAGAATCtgtccgctgagccggcggatagCTGGTCCCTGTCTGCTCAGCTTAAGCGGAGTGGACACCCACAGCCCGCTCTCttctatgggtggtcagatgtaaacggaccgtctatccgtttacTCCCGACTGCCATACGATCTGCCAGGTGGATGGGGGAACAGATCCCTATCCAATCTGTATTTAGCAACAAGATCAGATGTTGGACAAATGTCCATTGACACCCGGAACTCCATAGAGGAGACTAGAGGTCCGATCGGGTCCCCCTAAAAAAACTGACAAGCAGACTTTTTCGATTTGCCCGTGTAAAGGGCCCTAATTGTAGGTtgggtcccttgtgctgatttttcagttttttattattatagctAAACTTAAACTTTAAGGTTGTTAATTGAAGAATAACTGGTGTATGATCTTGTTTTAATCTACATTTCTTCGAATGAAATTTTTCAAAAACCAGGTTTTCTTTTATCCTGTCCAGACCGATGATAGGATTAAAATGCCAGTAACGGAATCCAGCATCTCCACGTACTTGTTACGATGGCCAAGGCCACACGTTCAAACCCCTCTCATTCTCAATGCTCATCTACGAATTGGATTGTCTAGAAACTCTGTTTTAAAAATTGCCGTAGTTGAGAAGTTTTACAACTTATAAAAACACCACAGAGGGAGACCATACTtccttttaggcccagttcacacctgTACTGATTTCCAGCAGAAGGACACATGGACTGTACATGATGGGTAACGACAGGGATCAACAACCGAGTTAGCTGATAGTTACCGTAACTAAAACTCGGCACAGTACATTAAAACATTCAGAAATTTTCACGCCTCAGCGTATGCTTTGAGGGCCATAAGAACGATTGGCAACATGTGAAACGGCGCACAATGCATTTTAGGATGTTGCTCGGCCCCCGTGTGTTCTCGGAAGCCCTCACTCAGCAACACGATCTTCTTGCTGCTGTCAATGAAGGTGGTTAAAAAGGTTTCAggactgtggtttttttttttttttgttttttttttgcgatcAAGACATTCACCTGAGAGGTCAGGAAGTGCCATGTGCTTTTTGACCTCTCCCACGCAAACCAGTAAACCATCATGGGTGATCTGGGGAAGAGGTTGGAGAGGTCGTTACACCACGCTGGTCATAATCGGGCAAAGTTCAAGTGTCAAGAGGTAAGATCCCTGTGCATGTCAGTGTGTGTGCTGTGTCTGCGCTGTGTGTGTTTTGTCCCAGTGATGATGCAGTCTTTGGCATGCAGCGATGTGAGTGTTTGTatgcaacttgtgtgcatgtgtgtacatgGGGTTTGAATGTACAGGTGCAAGCATGAAATTATAAGAACATTAGAAAAGTGTGTGCATGTATGTTTCTATGTCAGGAAATCTGCCCTTCTGCCCTGCTTAGTTTATTCTCTTATAAATatgcactgaaatttcagccaACGCATCTGAACTTTTACTTTTGTAAATTTAGTGTTTATTGCTAGTTACTATCTAGTGCAGATACAAGTGTTTGGTGCACATTTATCGCAACCAAAAGACAAACAGCACTTGAATTATTAAGTCACTTGATCTTAAACCACAAGATAACCTTAGAACAAGGCAAAAAGAGTGCGctacaggtataaaaaaaaaagctgtaagcaCACTAACAATATAAATTGGTTaaagtaaattatatatttattgttgCCCTTTACTTCAGATAAATGTTAcagaaaaattaaaagaaaaagaaaaaagtaaataatatgAAAGTCCACCCAACATAAACTCCAATAAAGTGATGAAAATCTTCAGatagtggggtggatttactaaaacgggagcatGCAAAAAttagtgcagctctgcacagaaaccggtttcaattaagctttgaccattaAACCTGGAACAAGTTGATgttagaagtggattggctacaatgcacagctgcaccagattctggttGCTTCAGTTTTATTAAACCTCCCCCAGCGTCCCCCACCACCATATGCCTCCACCACAccttgaagtagaactataggtacctccttctttttatttattttttttattttggatagagtgagggaagGCGTTAACCCCTGTTAGATTTGTTATGGGAGGGTTCCCCCAgaggggttttaaagcagcaaggtAAATGAGTAATAGTTGTAATTGAAAAAATTATTACCATACGGTGTTTCCAGAaaggttaaaatatgagctctttAGGGGAACAACCCCAAGGTGAAAGAGAAAAAAGCAAACACAAAATTGTACATAACATTACGTGATAACATGTCTAATGTATGACAATCACTGACGCCTTTCgacccattttgttggggtcttcttcagaggataggtttgCTGCAAAGAAATTGCATTTAGCACATCAGATTGAAAAATGCACGAAAGGCT
This window of the Aquarana catesbeiana isolate 2022-GZ linkage group LG01, ASM4218655v1, whole genome shotgun sequence genome carries:
- the ARK2N gene encoding protein ARK2N isoform X3 — translated: MKMEAVGKSEQLLESEVPPVTQQKVDSPPDEGALDLQASLKDNAQDVPDSSGLSSMPCLLMELRRDSSESQLASTESDKPTAGRVYESDSSNHCMLSPSSSGHLADSDTLSSAEENEPRRPEAITEGCDAAAQGAVVARKSRRSRSESETSTMAAKKNRQSSDKQNGRVTKVKGHRSQKHKERIRLLRQKREAAARKKYNLLQDSSTSDSDLTCDSSTSSSDDDEEVSGSSKTITAEIPGQALKIPQAAQGTVQHQVVIKSTGKRHYEYIDPKKLEFLLPFVGMETESSWGSETESAEYQFVTTTDLGEGTNVGEEEGNEPVGGTAAGGTMTCKIDHERRKESVGLVHM
- the ARK2N gene encoding protein ARK2N isoform X1, which gives rise to MKMEAVGKSEQLLESEVPPVTQQKVDSPPDEGALDLQASLKDNAQDVPDSSGLSSMPCLLMELRRDSSESQLASTESDKPTAGRVYESDSSNHCMLSPSSSGHLADSDTLSSAEENEPRRPEAITEGCDAAAQGAVVARKSRRSRSESETSTMAAKKNRQSSDKQNGRVTKVKGHRSQKHKERIRLLRQKREAAARKKYNLLQDSSTSDSDLTCDSSTSSSDDDEEVSGSSKTITAEIPDGPPVVTHYDISDTNSDTEVLNVDNMLAATVVKEHNSVSKQEPQPSWRTRGLLEELNADSGHLDPGLPSCDKLPPSETQNNEDEINIASSGSEVEIVGVQENARFVHPRGGVIQRVSSWKHAAGSQYNSSHQTPSWTGVTPQQNWTAPSEVVDLTLDEDSRRKYLL
- the ARK2N gene encoding protein ARK2N isoform X4; protein product: MKMEAVGKSEQLLESEVPPVTQQKVDSPPDEGALDLQASLKDNAQDVPDSSGLSSMPCLLMELRRDSSESQLASTESDKPTAGRVYESDSSNHCMLSPSSSGHLADSDTLSSAEENEPRRPEAITEGCDAAAQGAVVARKSRRSRSESETSTMAAKKNRQSSDKQNGRVTKVKGHRSQKHKERIRLLRQKREAAARKKYNLLQDSSTSDSDLTCDSSTSSSDDDEEVSGSSKTITAEIPGHLDPGLPSCDKLPPSETQNNEDEINIASSGSEVEIVGVQENARFVHPRGGVIQRVSSWKHAAGSQYNSSHQTPSWTGVTPQQNWTAPSEVVDLTLDEDSRRKYLL
- the ARK2N gene encoding protein ARK2N isoform X2, which translates into the protein MKMEAVGKSEQLLESEVPPVTQQKVDSPPDEGALDLQASLKDNAQDVPDSSGLSSMPCLLMELRRDSSESQLASTESDKPTAGRVYESDSSNHCMLSPSSSGHLADSDTLSSAEENEPRRPEAITEGCDAAAQGAVVARKSRRSRSESETSTMAAKKNRQSSDKQNGRVTKVKGHRSQKHKERIRLLRQKREAAARKKYNLLQDSSTSDSDLTCDSSTSSSDDDEEVSGSSKTITAEIPAGFSRAGGSSGASRDLPRLLERGTVWDRNCIGNVLEEAMNCFAEMQRQTEEKFRMWIEKLTRLDTDEEGKQQLDPREPKLHLAGQSFTPSSSSSTFVAAQDSPTIPQQGLGSYVGYQNVDSLELSESALNNNNFPEAFPENGNIADPEINQS